From one Cherax quadricarinatus isolate ZL_2023a chromosome 49, ASM3850222v1, whole genome shotgun sequence genomic stretch:
- the LOC138854099 gene encoding counting factor 50-like translates to MYAWWVSRWRRCSGGSSGSSSGSSSGSSSGSSSSSNSNCSSNSGSSNSSNSSNSSNSSSSSNSSSSSSSSGRE, encoded by the exons ATGTACGCGTGGTGGGTGTCGAGGTGGCggcggtgtagtggtggtagtagtggtagtagtagtggtagtagtagtggtagtagtagtggtagtagtagcagtagtaatagtaattgtagtagtaatagtggtagtagtaat agtagtaatagtagtaatagtagtaatagtagtagtagtagtaatagcagtagtagtagtagtagtagtggaagagagTGA